The Primulina huaijiensis isolate GDHJ02 chromosome 17, ASM1229523v2, whole genome shotgun sequence genome window below encodes:
- the LOC140963529 gene encoding hevamine-A-like, with the protein MASKKSNIATFLALLMPMLVAGSEAGRIAIYWGQNGNEGTLADTCATGNYEYVILAFLASFGNGQKPMINLAGHCDPYSNECTALSSDIKSCQAKGIKVLLSMGGGAGGYSLVSSEDARQLATYIWNNFLGGKSKSRPLGGAVLDGVDFDIESGTGQHWDELARYLSSYSKRVKKVHLTAAPQCPFPDQWVGGALKTGLFDYVWVQFYNNPPCQFNPLNATSFQESWKIWTSSIPATKIFLGLPAAPDAAGTGFVPVSDLISKVLPKIKRSKKYGGVMLWSKYYDDESGYSSSIKSHV; encoded by the coding sequence ATGGCTTCCAAGAAATCTAATATTGCAACTTTTCTTGCACTACTGATGCCAATGCTGGTGGCAGGTTCGGAAGCCGGACGAATCGCGATATACTGGGGTCAAAACGGGAATGAAGGTACACTCGCTGATACCTGTGCCACTGGAAACTATGAATATGTGATCTTAGCTTTTCTTGCATCATTCGGAAACGGGCAGAAACCAATGATCAATCTTGCCGGCCATTGTGATCCGTACAGCAACGAATGCACGGCTTTAAGTTCGGATATTAAATCATGTCAAGCAAAAGGAATTAAAGTTCTGCTGTCTATGGGAGGAGGAGCCGGTGGATACTCCCTTGTTTCCTCTGAGGACGCGAGGCAGCTTGCTACATACATTTGGAACAACTTTTTAGGTGGAAAATCAAAGTCCCGGCCTCTTGGTGGGGCTGTTTTGGATGGAGTTGATTTCGATATCGAATCTGGAACAGGCCAACATTGGGATGAACTTGCTAGATATCTTTCAAGCTATAGCAAGAGAGTCAAGAAAGTGCACTTAACCGCAGCTCCACAGTGCCCGTTTCCTGATCAATGGGTTGGAGGAGCTTTGAAGACTGGCTTATTCGACTACGTTTGGGTTCAGTTTTACAATAATCCTCCTTGTCAATTCAATCCTCTAAATGCTACAAGTTTTCAAGAATCTTGGAAAATATGGACTTCTTCTATTCCTGCAACCAAGATCTTCTTGGGCTTACCTGCAGCACCTGATGCAGCTGGAACCGGATTCGTTCCTGTTTCCGATCTGATCTCGAAAGTGCTGCCCAAAATTAAAAGGTCTAAAAAGTATGGAGGAGTGATGCTTTGGTCCAAATACTATGATGATGAGAGTGGTTACAGCTCTTCTATCAAAAGCCATGtctag